One window of the Camelus ferus isolate YT-003-E chromosome 12, BCGSAC_Cfer_1.0, whole genome shotgun sequence genome contains the following:
- the C12H12orf42 gene encoding LOW QUALITY PROTEIN: uncharacterized protein C12orf42 homolog (The sequence of the model RefSeq protein was modified relative to this genomic sequence to represent the inferred CDS: inserted 1 base in 1 codon; substituted 1 base at 1 genomic stop codon) translates to MAVVKEVNDGVTFVGLTIGQRCTLVAYVFPGRIQTPIASRRLLCARQCSIPRPPAVSVASFEEESLGGASPSPTPSSEWEETPLIFTVKREINMGARGAPKQAWSNSFLEQXVIKKSIQAHSANPMHLEDAGTHINRHFLKHQVVRRDLSPSGWAQSTHFRATLALLCLPGLTLRPHTAMDLRRRSQTPFAASRVSRSSSELELEERMAATGGALANPDSQSRLPGVPGNTVGRGSVAMAPEMLPKHPHPQGKGGPEADASLHGNLARAPLPVLVGAPTHLPSKRLIKVCSSPXSRTPQQFHTVCSQAPPRPGVNAHLH, encoded by the exons ATGGCAGTAGTAAAGGAGGTAAATGATGGTGTGACTTTCGTAGGGCTGACCATAGGCCAAAGATGTACACTGGTGGCCTATG TATTTCCAGGAAGGATTCAGACTCCAATAGCAAGCAGAAGACTGCTCTGTGCTCGCCAGTGTAGTATCCCCAGGCCTCCAGCTGTAAGTGTAGCTTCTTTTGAGGAAGAGAGCCTTGGGGGAGCGAGTCCTTCCCCGACACCATCCAGTGAATGGGAAGAGACCCCGTTGATCTTCACTGTTAAACGAGAAATTAATATGGGAGCCAGAGGAGCACCCAAGCAGGCCTGGAGCAATTCCTTCCTGGAACAGTGAGTAATAAAAAAGTCTATTCAAGCCCACTCAGCCAATCCTATGCACCTGGAGGATGCAGGCACCCACATCAACAGGCAC TTTCTCAAACATCAGGTTGTCAGGAGAGATTTAAGTCCCAGTGGGTGGGCACAGTCCACACACTTCCGTGCCACCCTGGCTCTCCTTTGCCTTCCAGGTCTCACCCTGAGGCCTCACACTGCCATGGACCTCCGCAGGAGGAGCCAGACCCCCTTTGCCGCGTCCAGGGTCTCCAGGAGTTCCTCAGAGCTCgagctggaggagaggatggCAGCCACAGGAGGCGCCCTGGCAAACCCAGATTCCCAAAGCCGGCTCCCCGGTGTGCCAGGAAATACAGTTGGAAGAGGCTCAGTTGCCATGGCACCAGAGATGCTCCCCAAGCATCCGCATCCCCAGGGGAAAGGGGGGCCTGAGGCAGATGCCTCCCTCCATGGCAATCTGGCAAGAGCGCCCCTTCCTGTGCTTGTGGGTGCTCCCACCCATCTCCCCTCAAAGAGGTTAATCAAGGTTTGCTCTTCCC TGTCCCGCACACCCCAGCAGTTCCATACGGTTTGTTCACAGGCCCCTCCTAGGCCGGGGGTGAATGCTCACTTACACTGA